Proteins encoded in a region of the Streptomyces sp. PCS3-D2 genome:
- a CDS encoding haloalkane dehalogenase encodes MPTIDVLDSTMYYEDRGEGVPFVFLHGNPTSSHLWRGVLPRIEGPVRVLAPDLIGMGRSGKPDGEYRFADHARYLDAWFDALGLDEAVLVGQDWGGALALDRAARRPGRVRGIAFMETIVRPMEWDEYPPAARVRFEAIRTPGLGEEMVLDRNIFIEDSILQTVLHPMAEEDRAVYGAPYPTRESRRPLLQWARSLPIGGEPADVVAVVERYDAWLADSPEVPKLLLTFDGSPALMTGAEAAAWCERNISALESEYCGPAAHLCPEDRPEEIAAAVNAWAVRHALAR; translated from the coding sequence GTGCCCACGATCGACGTACTCGACTCGACGATGTACTACGAGGACCGCGGCGAGGGCGTGCCCTTCGTCTTCCTCCACGGCAACCCCACCTCCTCCCACCTCTGGCGGGGAGTGCTGCCCCGCATTGAGGGCCCGGTCCGCGTCCTGGCGCCCGACCTCATCGGCATGGGGCGCTCCGGAAAGCCGGACGGCGAGTACCGCTTCGCCGACCACGCGCGCTACCTGGACGCGTGGTTCGACGCGCTCGGACTCGACGAGGCGGTGCTCGTCGGCCAGGACTGGGGCGGGGCGCTCGCCCTCGACCGGGCCGCCCGCCGCCCCGGGCGGGTCCGCGGGATCGCCTTCATGGAGACGATCGTGCGCCCGATGGAGTGGGACGAGTACCCGCCCGCCGCACGCGTCCGGTTCGAGGCGATACGCACCCCGGGGCTGGGGGAGGAGATGGTCCTCGACCGGAACATCTTCATCGAGGACAGCATTCTGCAGACGGTGCTCCACCCGATGGCCGAGGAGGACCGCGCCGTCTACGGTGCCCCCTACCCCACCCGCGAGAGCCGGCGGCCCCTGTTGCAGTGGGCCCGCTCACTGCCCATCGGAGGAGAGCCGGCCGACGTCGTCGCCGTCGTCGAGCGGTACGACGCCTGGCTGGCCGACAGCCCCGAGGTGCCCAAGCTCCTGCTCACCTTCGACGGCTCGCCCGCCCTGATGACCGGCGCCGAGGCCGCCGCCTGGTGCGAGCGGAACATCTCGGCGCTGGAGAGCGAGTACTGCGGGCCCGCGGCCCACCTCTGCCCGGAGGACCGGCCCGAGGAGATCGCCGCGGCCGTCAACGCCTGGGCCGTCCGCCACGCGCTTGCCCGGTGA
- a CDS encoding MarR family winged helix-turn-helix transcriptional regulator, whose product MTTRENGGAAVPARLRELPSRLLGLASTHAQRLVAETLGRADAHKWHYAAMVALEECGPASQAALSDRTGIHRSDLVAVINELAERELVERAPDPEDRRRNVITLTTPGRRRLRRLEQLLDAAQDELLTPLSATEREQLTHLLGRIVEHHTHGGHAAEPDGR is encoded by the coding sequence ATGACCACCAGGGAGAACGGGGGCGCGGCCGTACCCGCGCGACTGCGCGAACTACCCAGCCGCCTGCTGGGACTGGCCTCCACGCATGCACAGCGACTGGTGGCCGAGACCCTCGGTCGGGCAGATGCCCACAAATGGCACTATGCAGCGATGGTCGCCCTGGAGGAGTGCGGACCGGCGAGCCAGGCCGCGCTGAGCGACCGCACCGGCATCCACCGCAGCGACCTGGTCGCCGTCATCAACGAACTCGCCGAGCGCGAACTGGTCGAGCGGGCACCGGACCCCGAGGACCGCAGGCGCAACGTCATCACCCTCACCACGCCCGGTCGGCGGCGGCTGCGCCGACTGGAGCAGCTCCTCGACGCGGCCCAGGACGAACTCTTGACCCCACTGTCGGCCACGGAGCGCGAGCAGCTCACCCACCTGCTGGGCCGGATCGTCGAGCACCACACGCACGGCGGCCACGCCGCGGAACCTGACGGCCGGTAA
- a CDS encoding aminoglycoside phosphotransferase family protein: MHVDQVDVTTDIVAALVQEQFPQWSGEAIRPLPSTGTVNAIFRVGEGLSARFPLRPTDAAEALAVLEQEARASAELAQVSRFPVPEPVATGQPGAGYPMPWSVQTWLPGTVALDADPSGSDAFAEDLAAFIAALRNAETRGRRFSGDNRGGVLAHHDEWMAQCFEESEGLLDVPRLRRLWSRFRELPRTGADVMSHGDLIPGNVLVAGGRLSGVLDTGGFGPADPALDLVSAWHLLEPGPREVLRRTLACDDLEWARGTAWAFEQAMGLVWYYAESNPVMSGTGRRTLDRILASTE, from the coding sequence ATGCACGTCGACCAAGTGGACGTGACCACCGACATCGTGGCGGCCCTGGTTCAAGAACAGTTCCCCCAGTGGAGCGGCGAGGCGATCCGGCCCCTGCCATCGACCGGAACGGTCAACGCCATCTTCCGCGTCGGGGAGGGCCTCTCCGCGCGTTTCCCGCTGCGCCCGACCGACGCCGCCGAGGCGCTGGCCGTTCTGGAACAGGAGGCACGGGCGAGCGCGGAGCTGGCGCAGGTGTCCCGGTTCCCCGTCCCGGAACCCGTCGCCACGGGACAGCCCGGAGCGGGCTACCCCATGCCGTGGTCGGTCCAGACATGGCTGCCGGGAACGGTCGCCCTCGATGCCGATCCGAGCGGGTCGGACGCATTCGCCGAGGACCTCGCCGCCTTCATCGCGGCCCTGCGGAACGCCGAGACGCGGGGGCGGCGTTTCAGCGGCGACAACCGGGGCGGCGTTCTCGCCCACCACGACGAGTGGATGGCGCAGTGCTTCGAGGAGAGCGAGGGGCTGCTCGACGTACCCCGGCTGCGCCGGCTGTGGAGCCGCTTCCGGGAGTTGCCGCGCACGGGCGCCGACGTGATGAGCCACGGCGACCTGATTCCCGGCAACGTACTGGTCGCGGGAGGCCGGCTCAGTGGCGTCCTCGACACCGGCGGCTTCGGCCCGGCCGACCCCGCGCTGGATCTGGTCAGTGCCTGGCACCTGCTGGAGCCCGGTCCACGGGAAGTGCTTCGGCGGACACTGGCCTGCGACGATCTGGAGTGGGCGCGCGGCACGGCGTGGGCCTTTGAACAGGCGATGGGCCTCGTCTGGTACTACGCCGAGAGCAACCCGGTGATGAGCGGCACGGGGCGCCGGACCCTCGACCGCATTCTGGCCTCGACGGAGTGA
- a CDS encoding carbohydrate ABC transporter permease, translating into MTTVIKAPGESAAERSGGAAPGGERGAGRSEGMVLNVFSHGFLVLWAVLIVLPLIWLALGSFKTDAQIGGSALSWPTNWNLDAFGRAWDKGIGDYFAHTLIVMVFSVPLTMLLGSMAAYVLARYPFPGNRFIYYFFVSGAMFPVFLALVPLFFMVKRFDMLNTYQGLILVYVAYSMPFTVFFMHSFFRTLPTAVHEAAVIDGASDTRIFFQVMVPMAKPGLISVGIFNVLGQWNQYILPSVLMQPQTGSDPERYLLTQGLIQLQQQQGYETDLPVLFAGVTIAMIPMLVVYLSFQRQIQAGLTSATLK; encoded by the coding sequence ATGACCACAGTGATCAAGGCCCCGGGCGAATCCGCTGCGGAGCGGTCCGGGGGAGCCGCCCCCGGCGGGGAACGGGGTGCGGGGCGTTCCGAGGGCATGGTCCTCAACGTCTTCTCCCACGGCTTCCTCGTCCTGTGGGCCGTGCTGATCGTGCTGCCCCTGATCTGGCTGGCGCTCGGCTCCTTCAAGACCGACGCGCAGATCGGCGGCTCGGCCCTCAGCTGGCCCACCAACTGGAACCTCGACGCCTTCGGGCGGGCCTGGGACAAGGGCATCGGCGACTACTTCGCCCACACCCTCATCGTGATGGTGTTCTCGGTCCCGCTGACGATGCTGCTCGGCTCGATGGCGGCCTACGTCCTGGCCCGCTACCCCTTCCCGGGCAACCGGTTCATCTACTACTTCTTCGTCAGCGGGGCGATGTTCCCCGTCTTCCTGGCACTCGTCCCGCTGTTCTTCATGGTCAAGCGGTTCGACATGCTCAACACGTACCAGGGCCTGATCCTCGTGTACGTGGCGTACTCGATGCCGTTCACCGTCTTCTTCATGCACTCGTTCTTCCGCACCCTGCCGACGGCGGTGCACGAGGCCGCGGTGATCGACGGCGCCTCCGACACCCGGATCTTCTTCCAGGTGATGGTGCCGATGGCGAAGCCCGGCCTGATCAGCGTCGGGATCTTCAACGTCCTGGGCCAGTGGAACCAGTACATCCTGCCCTCCGTGCTGATGCAGCCCCAGACCGGATCGGACCCCGAGCGCTATCTGCTCACCCAGGGCCTGATCCAGCTCCAGCAACAGCAGGGCTACGAGACCGACCTGCCCGTGCTCTTCGCCGGCGTGACCATCGCGATGATCCCGATGCTGGTGGTCTACCTCTCCTTCCAGCGCCAGATCCAGGCGGGCCTCACCTCGGCGACCCTGAAGTAG
- a CDS encoding UDP-N-acetylglucosamine 1-carboxyvinyltransferase: MADDYLVRIGKLIRDARQHRGWTQSQLAEALGTSQSAVNRIERGNQNISLEMIARIGEALDSEIVSLGYAGPMHLRVVGGRRLSGAIDVKTSKNACVALLCASLLNKGRTVLRRVARIEEVYRLLEVLNSIGVRSRWINDGVDLELVPPARLDMEAMDADAARRTRSIIMFLGPLLHRMETFRLPYAGGCDLGTRTIEPHMIALRRFGLDITATEGIYHAKVAAGVIPDRPIVLTERGDTVTENALLAAARHDGVTVIRNASSNYMVQDLCFFLEALGVKVEGVGTTTLTVHGVQNIDVDVDYSPSEDPVEAMSLLAAAVVTESELTIRRVPIEFMEIELAVLEEMGLDHDRSAEYSADNGRTRLVDLTVRPSKLEAPIDKIHPMPFPGLNIDNVPFFAAIAAVAQGQTLIHDWVYDNRAIYLTDLNRLGGRLQLLDPHRVLVEGPTRWRAAEMMCPPALRPAVVVLLAMMAAEGTSVLRNVYVINRGYEELAERLNSVGAQIEIFRDI; encoded by the coding sequence ATGGCAGACGACTACCTCGTACGCATCGGCAAGCTCATCCGTGACGCCCGGCAGCACCGGGGCTGGACACAGAGTCAGCTCGCCGAAGCCCTCGGCACCAGCCAGAGCGCGGTGAACCGGATCGAGCGCGGCAACCAGAACATCAGCCTTGAGATGATCGCCCGAATCGGTGAAGCTCTCGACAGCGAGATCGTCTCCCTGGGCTATGCCGGCCCGATGCACCTGCGCGTGGTCGGAGGCCGCCGCCTGTCCGGCGCCATCGACGTCAAGACGAGCAAGAACGCCTGCGTCGCGCTGCTCTGCGCCTCACTGCTCAACAAGGGCCGGACGGTCCTGCGGCGGGTGGCCCGCATCGAGGAGGTCTACCGCCTCCTGGAAGTCCTGAACTCCATCGGCGTCCGCAGCCGCTGGATCAACGACGGCGTGGACCTGGAGTTGGTCCCGCCGGCCCGCCTCGACATGGAGGCCATGGACGCGGACGCGGCCCGCCGGACCCGGAGCATCATCATGTTCCTGGGCCCCCTGCTGCACCGCATGGAGACCTTCCGCCTGCCGTACGCCGGCGGATGCGACCTCGGCACCCGCACCATCGAGCCGCACATGATCGCCCTGCGCCGCTTCGGCCTGGACATCACCGCGACCGAGGGCATCTACCACGCGAAGGTCGCGGCCGGCGTCATTCCCGACCGCCCGATCGTGCTGACCGAGCGCGGGGACACGGTCACCGAGAACGCGCTGCTGGCGGCCGCCCGGCACGACGGCGTCACCGTCATCCGCAACGCCTCCTCCAACTACATGGTCCAGGACCTGTGCTTCTTCCTGGAGGCGCTGGGCGTCAAGGTCGAAGGCGTCGGCACCACCACGCTCACCGTCCACGGCGTCCAGAACATCGACGTGGACGTGGACTACTCCCCCTCCGAGGACCCCGTCGAGGCGATGAGCCTGCTGGCCGCCGCGGTCGTCACGGAGTCGGAACTGACGATCCGCCGGGTGCCGATCGAGTTCATGGAGATCGAACTCGCGGTGCTGGAGGAGATGGGACTCGACCACGACCGCTCGGCGGAGTACTCGGCGGACAACGGCCGCACCCGGCTCGTCGACCTCACGGTCCGCCCCTCGAAGCTCGAGGCTCCGATCGACAAGATCCACCCGATGCCCTTCCCCGGGCTGAACATCGACAACGTCCCCTTCTTCGCGGCCATCGCGGCCGTAGCCCAGGGCCAGACCCTCATCCACGACTGGGTGTACGACAACCGCGCCATCTACCTGACGGACCTGAACCGCCTCGGCGGCCGCCTCCAGCTCCTGGACCCCCACCGCGTCCTGGTCGAGGGCCCCACCCGCTGGCGCGCGGCGGAGATGATGTGCCCGCCGGCCCTCCGCCCGGCGGTGGTCGTCCTGCTGGCGATGATGGCGGCCGAGGGCACCTCGGTCCTGCGCAACGTCTACGTGATCAACCGCGGCTACGAGGAACTGGCCGAGCGCCTCAACTCGGTGGGCGCCCAGATCGAGATCTTCCGCGACATCTGA
- the ngcE gene encoding N-acetylglucosamine/diacetylchitobiose ABC transporter substrate-binding protein has protein sequence MGSTGEGLGRRDLIKRSAALGLISVPTMSFLSACASGGEDTTKGPDKGVVSKENPFGVAKGGTMDVVVFKGGFGDDYAKAWEAAFDKKWGTTSSHLGTQEITGKLQTRFNGGNPPDVVDNSGAQKIKLDVLFKSNQLADLTPVLDAPSLDDPSKKVRDTLIAGTIEQGTQGGKFVSLNYVYTVYGFWYSGKLFKEKGWTPPRTWDEFLAICAKAKEAGLGGLAHQGKYPYYINVVIMDLIAKKGGLDAMKAIDNLEPNAFEGNAAALAAVEAVYEVVEKDLLLPGTNGLTHTESQTAWNQYKAAFIPSGSWLENEQLKQTPDDFDMQFLPVPLLADSKLPFEAIRAGAGEPFIVPEKAANKPGGLEFIRSMLSREWSTIFAQQANSLTVVKDGVDPGVTLRPGTQSAVAALKAAGTNTFNYLYPDWYSEMDTAIQDASNELMAKRIQPKEWIKRAQAAVDKAAQDPNAKNNRRS, from the coding sequence ATGGGATCCACTGGTGAGGGCCTCGGCCGCCGTGATCTGATCAAGCGTTCCGCAGCGCTCGGACTGATCAGCGTGCCGACGATGAGCTTCCTGTCCGCCTGCGCCTCCGGCGGTGAGGACACGACGAAGGGTCCCGACAAGGGGGTCGTGTCCAAGGAGAACCCCTTCGGTGTCGCGAAGGGCGGCACGATGGACGTCGTCGTCTTCAAGGGCGGCTTCGGCGACGACTACGCGAAGGCCTGGGAGGCCGCCTTCGACAAGAAGTGGGGCACGACCAGCTCCCACCTCGGCACCCAGGAGATCACCGGAAAGCTGCAGACCCGCTTCAACGGCGGCAATCCGCCGGACGTGGTCGACAACTCCGGAGCCCAGAAGATCAAGCTGGACGTGCTCTTCAAGAGCAACCAGCTCGCGGACCTCACGCCGGTGCTGGATGCCCCCTCCCTCGACGACCCGAGCAAGAAGGTCCGGGACACGCTCATCGCGGGCACCATCGAACAGGGCACGCAGGGCGGCAAGTTCGTCTCGCTGAACTACGTCTACACGGTCTACGGATTCTGGTACTCCGGGAAGCTCTTCAAGGAGAAGGGCTGGACGCCGCCCCGGACCTGGGACGAGTTCCTCGCGATCTGCGCCAAGGCGAAGGAGGCCGGCCTCGGCGGCCTCGCCCACCAGGGCAAGTACCCGTACTACATCAACGTCGTCATCATGGACCTGATCGCCAAGAAGGGCGGCCTGGACGCCATGAAGGCGATCGACAACCTGGAGCCCAACGCCTTCGAGGGCAACGCGGCCGCCCTCGCCGCCGTCGAGGCGGTCTACGAGGTGGTCGAGAAGGACCTGCTCCTCCCGGGGACGAACGGCCTGACCCACACCGAGTCCCAGACCGCCTGGAACCAGTACAAGGCCGCCTTCATCCCGTCCGGCTCCTGGCTGGAGAACGAGCAGCTCAAGCAGACGCCCGACGACTTCGACATGCAGTTCCTCCCGGTCCCGCTGCTCGCGGACAGCAAGCTGCCCTTCGAGGCCATCCGGGCCGGTGCCGGCGAGCCGTTCATCGTCCCCGAGAAGGCGGCCAACAAGCCGGGCGGCCTGGAGTTCATCCGTTCGATGCTGTCCCGGGAATGGTCGACCATCTTCGCCCAGCAGGCCAACTCGCTCACCGTCGTCAAGGACGGCGTGGACCCGGGCGTCACGCTGCGGCCCGGCACCCAGTCGGCGGTGGCCGCCCTCAAGGCGGCGGGAACGAACACCTTCAATTACCTTTACCCCGACTGGTACAGCGAGATGGACACGGCGATCCAGGACGCGTCCAACGAGCTGATGGCCAAGCGGATTCAGCCGAAGGAGTGGATCAAGCGGGCCCAGGCGGCGGTCGACAAGGCGGCGCAGGATCCCAACGCCAAGAACAACCGTCGCAGCTGA
- the acnA gene encoding aconitate hydratase AcnA, with protein MSANSFDARSTLQVGDESYEIFRLDKVEGSARLPYSLKVLLENLLRTEDGANITADHIRALGGWDSQAQPSQEIQFTPARVIMQDFTGVPCVVDLATMREAVKALGGDPAKINPLSPAEMVIDHSVIADKFGTKDAFAQNVELEYGRNKERYQFLRWGQTAFDDFKVVPPGTGIVHQVNIEHLARTVMVRNGQAYPDTLVGTDSHTTMVNGLGVLGWGVGGIEAEAAMLGQPVSMLIPRVVGFKLTGELPTGTTATDLVLTITEMLRKHGVVGKFVEFYGEGVAATSLANRATIGNMSPEFGSTAAIFPIDGETLKYLRLTGRSEQQVALVEAYAKEQGLWLDPAAEPDFSEKLELDLSTVVPSIAGPKRPQDRIVLANASQQFAVDVLNYVDDADEAGKESFPASDAPAATNGVPTRPTQVTLADGTSFEIDHGAVTVAAITSCTNTSNPYVMVAAALVAKKAVEKGLTRKPWVKTTLAPGSKVVTDYFDKAGLTPYLDKMGFNLVGYGCTTCIGNSGPLDEEISKAINEHDLAVTSVLSGNRNFEGRINPDVKMNYLASPPLVVAYAIAGSMKVDITQDAIGTDTEGNPVFLKDIWPSEAEVNDVVANAIGEDMFSKSYSDVFAGDAQWQALSIPTGNTFEWDPQSTYVRKPPYFEGMTMETTPVSDIAGARVLAKLGDSVTTDHISPAGAIKADTPAGKYLTEHGVERRDFNSYGSRRGNHEVMIRGTFANIRLRNQIAPGTEGGFTRDFTVEGGPVSFIYDASQNYQAAGIPLVILAGKEYGSGSSRDWAAKGTALLGVKAVIAESYERIHRSNLIGMGVLPLQFPEGATAASLGLTGEETFSFTGVEELNNGTTPRTVKVATDTGVEFDAVVRIDTPGEADYYRNGGIMQYVLRNLIRG; from the coding sequence GTGTCGGCGAACAGCTTCGACGCCCGCAGCACGCTGCAGGTGGGCGACGAGTCGTACGAGATCTTCCGGCTGGACAAGGTCGAGGGCTCTGCCCGCCTGCCCTACAGCCTGAAGGTGCTGCTGGAGAACCTGCTCCGCACCGAGGATGGCGCGAACATCACCGCCGACCACATCCGGGCGCTCGGCGGCTGGGACTCCCAGGCCCAGCCCAGCCAGGAGATCCAGTTCACGCCGGCCCGCGTGATCATGCAGGACTTCACCGGCGTCCCCTGTGTCGTGGACCTCGCCACGATGCGTGAGGCCGTGAAGGCCCTCGGCGGCGACCCGGCGAAGATCAACCCGCTTTCGCCCGCCGAGATGGTCATCGACCACTCGGTCATCGCCGACAAGTTCGGCACGAAGGACGCCTTCGCGCAGAACGTCGAGCTGGAGTACGGCCGCAACAAGGAGCGCTACCAGTTCCTGCGTTGGGGCCAGACCGCCTTCGACGACTTCAAGGTCGTCCCCCCGGGCACCGGCATCGTCCACCAGGTCAACATCGAGCACCTGGCCCGCACCGTCATGGTCCGTAACGGCCAGGCCTACCCCGACACCCTCGTCGGCACCGACTCGCACACCACCATGGTCAACGGCCTCGGCGTGCTGGGCTGGGGCGTCGGCGGCATCGAGGCCGAGGCCGCGATGCTCGGCCAGCCGGTCTCCATGCTGATCCCGCGCGTCGTCGGCTTCAAGCTGACCGGCGAGCTGCCGACCGGTACCACCGCCACCGACCTGGTGCTGACCATCACCGAGATGCTGCGCAAGCACGGTGTCGTCGGCAAGTTCGTGGAGTTCTACGGGGAGGGCGTCGCCGCCACCTCCCTCGCGAACCGCGCCACCATCGGCAACATGTCGCCGGAGTTCGGCTCCACCGCCGCGATCTTCCCGATCGACGGCGAGACCCTGAAGTACCTGCGCCTGACCGGCCGCTCCGAGCAGCAGGTCGCGCTCGTCGAGGCGTACGCCAAGGAGCAGGGCCTGTGGCTCGACCCGGCCGCCGAGCCGGACTTCTCCGAGAAGCTGGAGCTCGACCTCTCCACGGTCGTCCCCTCCATCGCCGGCCCGAAGCGCCCGCAGGACCGCATCGTCCTGGCGAACGCCTCCCAGCAGTTCGCGGTCGACGTCCTGAACTACGTCGACGACGCCGACGAGGCGGGCAAGGAGTCCTTCCCGGCCTCCGACGCCCCGGCCGCCACCAACGGCGTGCCGACCCGCCCGACCCAGGTCACCCTGGCCGACGGCACCTCCTTCGAGATCGACCACGGCGCCGTCACCGTCGCCGCGATCACCTCCTGCACCAACACCTCGAACCCCTACGTCATGGTGGCCGCCGCCCTTGTGGCCAAGAAGGCGGTCGAGAAGGGCCTGACCCGCAAGCCGTGGGTCAAGACCACCCTGGCCCCCGGTTCGAAGGTCGTCACCGACTACTTCGACAAGGCCGGCCTGACCCCGTACCTCGACAAGATGGGCTTCAACCTCGTCGGGTACGGCTGCACCACCTGCATCGGCAACTCCGGTCCGCTGGACGAGGAGATCTCGAAGGCGATCAACGAGCACGACCTCGCGGTCACCTCGGTGCTCTCCGGCAACCGCAACTTCGAGGGCCGGATCAACCCCGACGTCAAGATGAACTACCTGGCCTCCCCGCCGCTGGTCGTCGCGTACGCCATCGCGGGCTCCATGAAGGTGGACATCACCCAGGACGCCATCGGCACCGACACCGAGGGCAACCCGGTCTTCCTGAAGGACATCTGGCCCTCCGAGGCCGAGGTCAACGACGTCGTGGCGAACGCCATCGGCGAGGACATGTTCAGCAAGTCCTACAGCGACGTCTTCGCGGGCGACGCCCAGTGGCAGGCGCTGTCGATCCCGACCGGCAACACCTTCGAGTGGGACCCGCAGTCCACCTACGTCCGCAAGCCCCCCTACTTCGAGGGCATGACGATGGAGACCACCCCGGTCTCCGACATCGCCGGCGCCCGCGTCCTGGCGAAGCTGGGCGACTCGGTCACCACCGACCACATCTCCCCGGCCGGTGCGATCAAGGCCGACACCCCGGCCGGCAAGTACCTCACCGAGCACGGTGTCGAGCGCCGCGACTTCAACTCGTACGGTTCCCGCCGCGGCAACCACGAGGTCATGATCCGCGGTACGTTCGCCAACATCCGCCTGCGCAACCAGATCGCGCCGGGCACCGAGGGCGGCTTCACCCGCGACTTCACCGTCGAGGGCGGCCCGGTCTCCTTCATCTACGACGCCTCGCAGAACTACCAGGCCGCCGGCATCCCGCTGGTCATCCTGGCCGGCAAGGAGTACGGCTCCGGCTCGTCCCGCGACTGGGCGGCCAAGGGCACCGCGCTGCTCGGCGTCAAGGCCGTCATCGCCGAGTCCTACGAGCGCATCCACCGCTCCAACCTGATCGGCATGGGCGTCCTGCCCCTGCAGTTCCCCGAGGGCGCCACCGCGGCCTCCCTGGGCCTCACCGGCGAGGAGACCTTCTCCTTCACCGGTGTGGAGGAGCTGAACAACGGCACCACCCCGCGCACGGTCAAGGTCGCCACCGACACCGGTGTGGAGTTCGACGCGGTCGTCCGCATCGACACGCCGGGTGAGGCCGACTACTACCGCAACGGCGGCATCATGCAGTACGTCCTGCGGAACCTCATCCGCGGCTAA
- a CDS encoding carbohydrate ABC transporter permease has product MSQVVQGRGRTGFIAGFLIAPLALYLTFVIWPYVQTFGYSFTNWTGQSPTFDFVGIDNYSALMKDEVFRGALWNNLLLLVFVPVVTILLALFFAFMVNAGGRGGAGGVQGVAGSRLYKVVYFFPQVLSLAILAVLFGAVYRTDEGGLLNGVLIRLGIVDRMHPIEWLNEPRLVLWCLLLVVVWHGVGFYLVLFSAAMQSVPKDIYEAALLDGAGRAQTFFRVTLPLLWDSVQTSAVYLGIAAMDMFVLVSTMTSGQFGGGPDHHSEVMATVLMRNFLYFGKSGYACAMGVVMLVLTMILSVITLRATRRERIEF; this is encoded by the coding sequence ATGAGCCAAGTAGTCCAGGGCAGGGGGCGGACCGGCTTCATCGCCGGCTTCCTCATCGCACCCCTCGCGCTCTATCTGACCTTCGTCATCTGGCCGTACGTACAGACGTTCGGCTACTCCTTCACCAACTGGACGGGCCAGTCGCCGACGTTCGACTTCGTCGGCATCGACAACTACTCCGCCCTGATGAAGGACGAGGTCTTCCGCGGGGCCCTCTGGAACAACCTGCTGCTCCTGGTGTTCGTGCCGGTGGTCACCATCCTGCTCGCCCTCTTCTTCGCCTTCATGGTGAACGCGGGCGGGCGGGGCGGGGCCGGCGGTGTGCAGGGCGTGGCGGGCTCACGCCTCTACAAGGTCGTCTACTTCTTCCCGCAGGTCCTCTCCCTCGCCATCCTCGCGGTGCTCTTCGGCGCCGTGTACCGCACCGACGAGGGCGGCCTCCTCAACGGCGTCCTCATCCGGCTCGGCATCGTCGACCGGATGCATCCGATCGAATGGCTGAACGAGCCCAGGCTCGTCCTGTGGTGCCTGCTCCTGGTGGTGGTCTGGCACGGAGTGGGCTTCTACCTGGTCCTGTTCTCCGCGGCCATGCAGTCCGTCCCCAAGGACATCTACGAGGCGGCCCTCCTCGACGGCGCCGGCCGCGCCCAGACGTTCTTCAGGGTCACCCTGCCCCTGCTGTGGGACTCCGTGCAGACCTCCGCGGTCTACCTGGGCATCGCCGCGATGGACATGTTCGTCCTGGTGTCGACCATGACCTCCGGCCAGTTCGGCGGCGGCCCCGACCACCACAGCGAGGTCATGGCCACGGTGCTCATGAGGAACTTCCTCTACTTCGGCAAGAGCGGCTACGCCTGCGCCATGGGCGTGGTCATGCTCGTCCTCACCATGATCCTTTCCGTCATCACGCTGCGCGCCACCCGCCGCGAGCGCATCGAGTTCTGA
- a CDS encoding SMI1/KNR4 family protein, giving the protein MRGTEAVAALAELMPVTVGVDEQVDWDEVEAAWGTRFPSDYVRFMEVYGSGAISDGISILLPSLRAEGYPYRDGPGLRDETENARETWEMCRDGADFDVDPESIVAWAVTSGADIYCWVTTDEDPDRWPVLICGRHTDPEMQLHPLGMAEFLHRLLSDAVFRKGKISTSLQDEVSFVNWRNEL; this is encoded by the coding sequence ATGCGCGGGACGGAAGCGGTGGCGGCACTTGCCGAGCTCATGCCGGTGACTGTCGGGGTCGACGAGCAGGTCGACTGGGACGAGGTCGAGGCAGCCTGGGGGACCCGGTTCCCCTCGGACTACGTCCGCTTCATGGAGGTGTACGGGTCGGGGGCGATCAGCGACGGAATCAGCATCCTGCTGCCGTCACTGCGGGCCGAGGGATACCCCTACAGGGACGGCCCGGGCTTGCGGGACGAGACGGAGAACGCCCGCGAGACCTGGGAGATGTGCCGGGACGGCGCCGACTTCGACGTGGACCCCGAGTCCATCGTGGCCTGGGCCGTGACGTCGGGCGCGGACATCTACTGCTGGGTAACCACGGACGAGGACCCGGATCGATGGCCGGTCCTGATCTGCGGACGACACACCGACCCCGAGATGCAGTTGCACCCTCTCGGCATGGCCGAGTTCCTTCATCGGCTCCTGAGTGATGCGGTGTTCCGAAAGGGGAAGATCAGTACCTCCCTGCAGGACGAGGTGTCCTTCGTCAACTGGCGGAACGAACTATAG